TGTAAATTAACGAAGTACGTTAGTAATTTCCCTACACACAGCGTTCAGCTATGCGCTGAATGTTCCTTTAATTTACTACGTACATCTCATGTATATTGTATAATCTGTCTGAACATCAAACTACAATTGTTAAGCATTGGTATGCATATGTATGTTCATTTTAAATAAAAAGTTAAACAAATTTAGCTAGTATTTATTCATTATACTAGGATGCCATAAGTCCACTTCTGATATTGGTTATATTATGTGATATTTGACCTTTAGTAGCTTCATGGCATTTCTTCCATTACACTTCCTGGGTGAAGGATCGCAGTTTGCCCATGGCCAATGCATGAAGGCGTTGTAGGTTTGCAATAACATTGTTCCATTTTACCAGGCGTTTGAATATTGTGCACCTGGGGGCTCATTTTCTTTGATTCCTACATTTAGGTGTTCATACTGTTATCCACTTACGCCAAAATAGCAGTATCAGTTTGACTTTATACAGGAACCCCGTGCAATACCTGGGGTCGCTTGTCATAGGATTCTGAAATATCTCTTTAGGATCACATCCAGCAAACTAGGTATGTAAATCAACCTGTCTTTACTGTGTTGGTCAAGTATTCAGATATGGTACTGAAATGTACTCTGTCACTTATTTATAGTTCTTGCATTTATCCATAGTCGCTCTTATTTTGCCCTATGCATCTTAGTTTAAGTGTTTACTGAACGCATTTGGTCCTACATCTAAAATGAGGCTGAAGCGATTAAGTGCGCATTATACATTAATGAACCTGTAAACTGGCACGTTAGGCATACCTCCTGTCATGGCATGATGGTTTAACTGGAGTGTCTCAttctttactcttcctctctctgccaggTAGCCATGGTGACCTGGCTGCCAGGAAACCAATCTGGCAACGACTTGGCTACATCAAGACCGGTGGTGGGGGGCACAGCTAAAGCTGTCCCACTGCCGCAGGTGTTTTGGAATACCAGGACCATGTGCGACCATGTGCCCATATAAAATCTGGTTGCAGTGGCCAGCAGCTATCTACTTGTGTCAAGTCAATCTAGGTGGTTGGTGTAATTGACTTCTTTGGTTCTCTTACCCTTTGTAGGAAGACTGGTGTGAATGTTAGCTCGTGTAACTATGGAAAAATGGACACTGCATTGTTGGCCTTGCCATGCTATGTATTCATCACTTGAatataaaaaaaaagttttaaattgGAAAATGTACAACTGGTTTGAAGAACATTGTGTTGAATGGGAGTTATAGCCTAGGGCTTGCACTCTTTACTCAAATGTTTGCAAATAACAATTAGTTACTCTTAACTTGTTAATTCAAGTTAGCTTCTACATATTTTAGAGAAGGTAGCCAATTTGTTTTGAGCATTTCTTTCTGTGTATTGTCCCTTTGCAGCTGACCATGTTTAGTAATGTTTGCAATAAAACGAGTATCTATTCACAGTACCTCTTGTGATGTCTAGTCCCTGACAATTCTCAGCCCTAATGCGGGTATGCCATTAATGGGGCAGGTTtctaatgtacagtaccagtcaagtttggataTACTCAAGCATTTAATTTGACTGTTTTCTGTATTGTAGAATGGTGTTAATATGACAGCTTTCATAGATTTGTCAAGTGTACAATGACTCGACTTATATTTtagcttcaaagtagccatcctctGCCTTGATATTTGTGTACTCCAGGCATTCAACAAGCCTCatgaatgctttcccaacagtcttgaagtttgaacatatgctgagcacttgactGCTCTTCCTTCACTTTGCAGTCTGATTCATCCCAAACCAACTCTATtggtttgaggtcaggtgatCTGATGCACCACTCAATTGTTCTCCTTAGTCAAATGGCCCTTaaacagtctggaggtgtgttgggtcattgtcctgttgaaaaactatTTAAGCAATTGAATTCTAAAATCCCCAGGAAAACACCACACCACATTCATGGCGGAAACCACATGTGTACAGCAGTTGGAATCAAAAATTTGGCCtcaacagaccaaaggacaggtttcaatggtctaatgtccattgcactTTCAAGCAAATCTCTTATTGGTATTCCTTTTTTCCTTTGCAGCAATTGGACCAGGTAGGCTTGTCTGAACTCAAAACATTTTATTTGGGCTGGTAATTGAACGTATCCTCCGCAACAGAGGTAATTCCGTCTTTCCCGTGGCGGTCctcagagccagtttcatcagtgCTTCGTTTTACGtatttaaatgtttttctttGCTAATAGGAGTTGTCCTTACTGTAAGACAGACTTGGTCTTACTATGGCtgttttctgtataccacccctaccatgtcacaacacaactgattggctcaaatgcattgagGAAATAAATTCCTGTtacttgaaatgcattccaggtgacaccaagctgattgagagaatgccaagtgtgcaaagctgtaaagGCAAAGGTTGGTTTcttaatctaaaatgtatttagattTTTAAAACACtttggttacatgattccatgtgtcacttcagttttgatgtcttcattattctacaatgtaaaaaaataaatagctGGAATTAGGTGTGTCCATGGCAAGATTGCATATAGAAATCGGTGTGTTGCACACCATTTATTCAGGAGTGCCCACTTTCTGACAATTGAATGTGCAATGCGTGGGCACTGGAATGAAGTGTTGGGGTATATACTACAAAGCACGATCAAGAACATAGCCAGCTAACTAGAcgaattttaaatatatattttttaaagaaatgtgTTTGGAATAGGCATTGTCTTTTTGATTCAACAAGTCAATTGACAAATTAGAAAAACTGCTATTTGAATAAAATAGTGGGATTTGAGTGGAATAACCAATCAGGACTGGTGATTTATTTTACCAATCCTACGTCGACGTCATTGCGTCAGCTGCATTCAAAGAGGGATACGATTTTGTCAGGTTAAATTGTATTTGCGCCATAACAACTCGGCTAGTAATCATGACGAACCAACTTTGTAAGCTGTTTGTCGGTGGATTGAACGTCGAGACTACAGACGATGGACTTCGGCAACATTTCGAGCAGTACGGCCAGTTAACCGACTGCGTAGTGGTTCAGAACCAGCAGCTACAAAGGTCCCGGTGCTTCGGCTTTGTAACCTACTCAAGCGCGGAGGAGGCCGATGCAGCCATGGCCGCCAGGCCACATGTCGTCGATGGTACCAACGTGGAGTTAAAAAGGGCCGTTGCACGGGAAGATGCCGGTAGGCCAGAGGCACTCGccaaagtaaaaaaaatatttatcggTGGGTTGAAAGACGACATAGAAGACGACCATTTGAATGATTATTTCTCTCAATTCGGGGCAATTGAGAAGGCCGAAGTAATCAGTGACAAACAAACTCTCAAAAAAAGAGGATTTGGCTTTGTCTATTTTGAAGATAATGACTCTGCTGACAAAGCAGTGGTGCTGAAGTTCCATACAATCAATGGGCACAAAGTGGAGGTGAAGAAGGCCCTCACCAAGCAAGAGATGCAGTCAGCCGGTGGTCGGGGAAGAGGCGGGCGAGGAATGAGAGGGTCTCAAAATGGCTACGACGGCGGAAGAGGTGGCGGCTACGGCAACTATGGCGGTAATTATGGAGGAAATGATGGCGGCTACGGTGGCGGCTACGGCAATGGAGGTGGTTACGGTAACCAAGGGGGATACGGAGGAGGTTATGGAGATCAAATGGGGAGCAGTTATGGTGGGAACGGTTATAATGACTTTGGCGAAGATTACGGACAGCAGTCCTCCGGCTATGGTGCAATGAAAGGTGGTAATTATTCAGGCAGGAGCGCAGCACCGTACTCCCGTGGAGGCGCCAGTGGTTATGGCAGGGGTGGATATGGTGGTTATTAAACACCGTTGGCCACATTTGACCCAATAATTTGAAATGTTCTGATTTTCTGATTCAATGACCTGCATTTACACACGGGTCAGAGTTGCCCATTTCTTTGTTGCTACTATTTTATTAAAGTACTCGTGCCCCTCGCCCACCCTGATGTACCCTCCACCCAGAATACACCATTGCCCCTAGGCGGCGCTACTAAAGACATGATGGACACATTATTACCAATTCAACTTTCTGACTTGTCAATGTAGTGTAGTGATTCCCtttcaatatttttttatttaattgtaGTTAACGTCGCTGCTTCCAAGACtttggtatgatactgtatgtcatTAGTGCCAGCCAGGTTAATAACAAGACATATTGCTTTAGCAACATGAAACTCAGGGGTATTAATGGATTTGAAAGCAGTCTTAGTGTATGCTTGTGTTTTTAAGATCATACTATTTCGTGTCAAAGTATTAAGTACTTATGGTTATTGTATTATTATACTTTTTTTAATGGTTACCTCCAAATGCTTTTCTCCATCCAAGATGTGCTGTTCAATACCTTGCAAAGCAATGCAGTTTTGTGGAATGTTACTTAAATATTAGTTGGCTATTGAGCCTAACTCTCTTGGCTGTATTAAAGTTTTTAATGTTTGAAAGCAATCAGTGCTTATTGTCAATTTTAACCACTCTGACCTCTTGTTTCAAAAGAGAATCAAGTTAAACCTTCAGATCATTCAGGATCACAGTTCTATCATGAGGTAGTTGCATACCCTACTGACATACCATCACTGGTTACTTTCTTGTTCAGGAATGGACTAATCTGGGACTGCTAAGTGGCCAACAGGCATGCATTTTTATTTTAGGCCCTCTCATTTCCTGTGTTACGCCAATACCAAAAAGCTTTCTTGCTAATATTGTAAGCttttttaaaatcacattttcaaTGAAGGGGATTCTTGATTTATAATCAGATTATTTTTTTAATGGGACAAGGATTTTGCAGATAACAACATATCCCATGTCAATAGACACATGTCTGACACTAGTTTGTTTTGATAATGGCAGTGAGTATTGTGATTTTTCTCCAGTACATCTGCTTTACAGTCGATCAACACTCCCATTTTTTTTTGCTGCACAGGTAGCCAAAAACAACTACTCCATACCATTACATATAAATCTAGGTTGTCCTTTTCAAATTACATCACAGGCCTGATTTTTAATTTAGAATATTCCAATTTACCAATGTGCACAAATATTAGGTCTGTGGTTATGGAAATGTATAAAATGTCAGAATTTACCCGTTTTGCTGTCAAAATGATACTTTTGTACTATAATAGGCCAAATATACCAACAATTTACAATAGTTTGCCAGTAGGAGACCTGTACTCATTACGTCAACCCCAACCATCTGTCTCCCTCGGTGATCTATACATCTGACATTTTAGACACCGGGAGAAGCACTGTCAAGTCAGTGTTGACATAGCATAATCAAAGCAAGATACTGGAGACATAAAATCAACTCTGCAAGCTCTTTGTTGGTGGACTAAATGATTACACCACTGACGATGACCATTTGAACAGTATGGCGAGCTAACAGATTGCGTAGTTATTCAGAACCTGCAAATACTGCGGTCTGGTTTTGTAACTGCTAGTGTTGTGGAGGCAGACGCTGCAATGTCCGCGCGGGCTCATGCCCTGGTTTTCAACAATGTTGAACAGAAAAGTCCAGTGGCACGTGAAGATGCGGGAGACCCTGGCAAACATTAAGAAACATTTATCGGTGGTTATAGAAGCTACAGAGAATGAACTACTGAACGAGTACTTTCAGTTTGGCACTATCGAGAAGGCAGAGGTTATTAGCAATAATCAAACTGGTAAGAAGAGGGTTTTGTTTTTCAAAGATAATGATTATGCCGACTAAGCAGTTGTTCTTTAGTTCCACACCATTAATGGCCATAAAGTTGAGGTGAAAAAGCCCTCACCAAGCAAGAAATGCAGGCTGCTGGAACCCCGTGGCGGGAGGGAAGCAAGGTCTCAAAATGGATATGTTGGTGGCTATGGCAACTAGTGTGGGGGGGCATCAAATCTCACTCAAAGCAGTCCCATCCCCCTACTAACTGCTggaaaaaagtacccaattgtcatacttgagtaaaagtgaagaTGCCTTtcaaagaaaatgactcaagtgaaagtcacagagtaaaatactacttgagtaaaagtcaaagtatttgattttaaatgtacttaagaaTCAAAAGTAAATGCAATCACTAAAATATACTTatattaaaagtaaaagtataaatcatttcaaatttcttattaagcaaaccagacagtgTTTTCTTGAtttatacaaaaataaataataattatggatagccaggggcacacttcaacactcataatttacaaatgaaacatttgtgtttagtgagtgtcAGATGAGGCAGTAAGGATGAGCTTGGattttctcttgataagtgtgtgaattagatcattttcctgtcctgctaagcattcaaaatataacaagtacttttgggtgtcagggaaaatgtaaggagtaaaaagtacattttctttaggaatgtagtggagtaaaagttgttaaataaatagtaaagtacagatacacctcaaaagagcagctccgtcttgccggttCATTTGTAGTGATTTTAAAGCAGAGATATTtttcagaagggggaaaggagaagattactTAAATGTAGGAGAGACCATTTACATCACTGCCTAGTAAAAATGAACTCTTAATAACATTGTTCTGACCAAACATTCTATAATGGCACAAGAGTGACTGAATACTGAGCCCAAGTGTTTCAGACAGGAAAgttactacagtattcactattTAAAGCTGGCCTAAATAGGTAGCTAGAGTTACTTTGGCCATCTAGCAACTAACTACAGATACTCTTTGAGGCAGATGTCTCTACCTTCATAACTACAGTGTAATctgaaagtattctgaccccttgactttttccacattgttacgttagtcctattctaaaatggataaaatatatattttttgtcatcAATCTACctacaatacgccataatgacaaagtgaaaacaggtttttagaaattttagctaattttataacttatttacataagtatcaggccctttgctatgagaccctttgctattgatctcagatgcatcctgttatcattgataatccttgatgtttctacaacttgattggagtccacctgtggtaaattcaattgattggacatgatttggaaaggcacacacctgtctattaaaggtcccacagttgagagtgcatgtcagagcaaaaataagccacgaggtcaaaggaattgcccgtagagctccgagacaggattgtgttgaggcaccgATCTGAGGAAGGGTATCAACAAATTATTATTGAaggtattgaaggtccccaaaaacataggcctccatcattcttaaatggaggatGTTTGGGACCatcaagaatcttcctagagctgtccgccaggccaaactgagcaatcagggagaagAGCTTGGttagggagatgaccaagaacccgatcactctgacagagctccagagttcctctgtggagatggaagaatcttccagaaggacaacctatGCAGTACTttaccaatcaggcttttatggtagattggccagatggaagccactcctcagtaaaaggcacatgactgcccGCTTAGAGTAtgcctaaaggactcagaccatgagtaacaagattctctggtctgatgaaaccaatattgaactctttggcctcaatgccaagtgtcacgtttgAAGGAAATCTAGCACAATCCTTACTATTcaagatcaagggaaagatgaacagagcaaagtacagagagctccttaatgaaaacctactccagagagcacaggacctcagactggggcgaaggttcaccttccaacaggtcaacgaccctaatcacacagccgAGACGTCGCaagagtggcttcgagacaagtctctgaatgtccttgagttgcccagccatagcccggacttgaacctgatcgaacatctctggaagggacctgaaaatagctgtgcagcgacgctctccatccaacctgaccgagcttgagaggatctgcagagaagaatggaagtatgggagaaactccccaaataca
This DNA window, taken from Oncorhynchus gorbuscha isolate QuinsamMale2020 ecotype Even-year linkage group LG13, OgorEven_v1.0, whole genome shotgun sequence, encodes the following:
- the LOC123993214 gene encoding heterogeneous nuclear ribonucleoprotein A0-like — encoded protein: MTNQLCKLFVGGLNVETTDDGLRQHFEQYGQLTDCVVVQNQQLQRSRCFGFVTYSSAEEADAAMAARPHVVDGTNVELKRAVAREDAGRPEALAKVKKIFIGGLKDDIEDDHLNDYFSQFGAIEKAEVISDKQTLKKRGFGFVYFEDNDSADKAVVLKFHTINGHKVEVKKALTKQEMQSAGGRGRGGRGMRGSQNGYDGGRGGGYGNYGEWIDGTFFLINPAG